Proteins encoded by one window of Microcoleus sp. FACHB-68:
- a CDS encoding inositol monophosphatase family protein: protein MEARLEELGDFWAQVLEFAEKTAVRVGTQLMADFGQVQAAEKLDGSLVTQSDKWADQEIREAIAAAFPTHGVLSEEGEHVFPDTEWCWIIDPLDGTTNFARGIPIWGISMGLFYQGFPVFGYVYLPPLKQTFSAFWNKELEKSLTQNTQGAFLNSQPIHTSRDSLSKNHFFSFCTRSISAIEHPFPCKIRMLGVATYNFLMVAAGITLGGVEATPKIWDIAAVWTIINAAGGVWVPLEQESIFPLEAGKDYSNRSYPTLVLSQPDLVPVFQPLVQSLNKSAKP, encoded by the coding sequence ATGGAGGCGAGACTTGAGGAATTAGGGGATTTTTGGGCGCAAGTTTTAGAGTTTGCAGAGAAGACGGCTGTTCGAGTTGGCACTCAGTTAATGGCTGATTTCGGTCAAGTTCAAGCAGCAGAAAAACTAGATGGAAGTTTAGTAACCCAATCCGATAAATGGGCAGATCAGGAAATTCGAGAAGCCATCGCTGCGGCTTTCCCCACTCACGGAGTTTTAAGTGAAGAAGGAGAACACGTTTTTCCAGATACTGAATGGTGCTGGATTATCGATCCTTTAGACGGAACCACAAACTTTGCCAGAGGAATTCCGATTTGGGGAATTTCAATGGGATTATTTTATCAAGGTTTTCCAGTTTTCGGCTATGTTTATTTACCGCCGTTAAAGCAAACTTTCTCGGCATTTTGGAACAAGGAATTAGAAAAGTCTTTAACGCAAAACACTCAAGGCGCTTTCCTGAATTCTCAGCCAATTCATACAAGCAGGGATTCGCTATCTAAAAATCACTTTTTTAGTTTTTGCACTCGCAGCATTTCCGCAATTGAACATCCCTTCCCCTGCAAAATCCGAATGCTAGGCGTCGCAACGTATAACTTTTTAATGGTAGCCGCCGGCATCACGTTAGGAGGCGTAGAAGCAACCCCCAAAATTTGGGATATTGCCGCAGTTTGGACAATCATTAACGCCGCAGGTGGCGTTTGGGTTCCCCTAGAACAAGAATCCATCTTTCCCTTAGAAGCCGGTAAAGATTACAGCAATCGATCTTACCCAACCTTAGTTCTAAGCCAGCCTGATTTAGTGCCGGTGTTTCAACCATTAGTACAATCACTCAATAAATCTGCAAAACCTTAG
- a CDS encoding BCD family MFS transporter — translation MNRDHLPDSEPVESEKLLPKLNLLTMFRLSLFQMGLGIMSLLTLGVINRVMIDELNVLPLIAAGAIAMHQFVAPARIWFGQLSDSKPLLGYHRTGFVWIGAAVFAITSFIAVQVVWQLGGSLQATGWSFSTYAWVAVLALVFAIYGLALSASSTPFAALLVDVSDDDNRSKLIGIVWSMLMVGIVIGAITISKLLQMPEAGEEAITNSASANLANIPQLQATINPVFMIVPAVVFGLSVLATFGVEKKYSRFNSRSTLVDREDKITLSHALRILTANRQTGLFFSFLLVLTTSLFMQDPVLEPYGGEVFGMSVSQTTQLNAFYGMGTLIGIASTGFLLLPRLGKHRTTKYGCTAAAISSGLIILAGFTANPGMLKGSLLFFGLASGVLTAGATSLMLDLTAAETAGTFIGAWGLSQAMARGLATVFGGAVLNLGKNLFPVPVLAYSMVFALQAVGMIVAIFLLRRVNIKEFRENAKSAIAAVMAGELD, via the coding sequence ATGAATCGCGATCATTTACCAGATTCTGAGCCGGTTGAATCAGAGAAGCTACTGCCTAAACTTAATTTACTGACAATGTTCCGGCTGAGCTTATTCCAAATGGGATTAGGCATTATGTCACTCCTAACTTTAGGGGTGATCAACCGGGTGATGATTGATGAGTTAAACGTGCTGCCATTAATTGCTGCCGGTGCCATTGCAATGCACCAATTTGTTGCGCCGGCACGCATTTGGTTTGGTCAATTATCCGATTCTAAACCGCTTTTGGGCTACCACCGCACCGGCTTTGTTTGGATTGGGGCAGCGGTATTTGCAATTACCTCTTTTATTGCAGTGCAAGTGGTGTGGCAACTCGGCGGCAGTTTGCAAGCAACCGGCTGGAGTTTTTCAACCTATGCTTGGGTTGCAGTTCTGGCTTTAGTTTTTGCAATCTATGGATTAGCACTCAGTGCAAGTTCCACTCCGTTTGCAGCTTTACTGGTGGATGTTTCAGATGACGATAATCGCTCTAAATTAATTGGCATTGTTTGGTCGATGTTGATGGTGGGAATTGTGATTGGTGCGATTACAATTTCTAAGTTATTACAGATGCCAGAAGCAGGCGAAGAAGCGATTACCAATTCCGCTTCGGCAAATCTTGCGAATATTCCTCAATTACAAGCCACCATTAATCCAGTTTTTATGATAGTGCCGGCTGTGGTATTTGGATTGAGTGTCTTAGCAACTTTTGGAGTCGAGAAAAAATATTCTCGCTTCAACTCTCGCTCAACTTTAGTGGATCGAGAAGATAAAATTACCTTGAGTCATGCGCTGCGGATTTTAACAGCTAACCGCCAAACCGGGTTATTTTTTAGTTTCTTGTTGGTGCTGACAACAAGCCTGTTTATGCAAGATCCCGTGTTGGAACCCTATGGTGGGGAAGTGTTTGGCATGAGTGTTTCACAAACAACTCAACTCAATGCCTTTTATGGAATGGGAACCCTGATCGGTATTGCTTCCACCGGCTTTTTACTTTTGCCTCGTTTAGGTAAACACAGAACAACCAAATATGGATGTACAGCCGCAGCCATTAGTTCAGGATTAATTATTCTCGCCGGATTTACAGCTAATCCAGGAATGCTGAAAGGTAGCTTATTATTCTTTGGGTTAGCATCGGGAGTTTTGACTGCCGGCGCAACCAGTTTAATGCTAGATTTAACGGCGGCAGAAACAGCCGGCACATTTATTGGTGCTTGGGGTTTATCTCAAGCAATGGCGAGAGGCTTGGCAACCGTATTTGGTGGGGCAGTTTTAAATTTAGGGAAGAATTTGTTTCCTGTGCCAGTGCTTGCTTATAGCATGGTTTTTGCACTGCAAGCGGTGGGAATGATTGTTGCAATTTTTCTATTGCGGCGCGTTAATATTAAAGAATTCCGCGAGAATGCAAAGAGTGCAATTGCTGCGGTGATGGCCGGAGAATTAGATTAA
- a CDS encoding aldo/keto reductase yields MQTTTLGQNGPAVTALGIGAWSWGDKLFWNYGSDYGEAQVREAFHAALAAGITFFDTAEVYGPGESEKLLGQFIKESGQPVHIATKFAPLPWRFNGDSVSDALTDSLKRLQMDRVTLYQVHWPFTFFMSQETLMNALADEVQRGRIEAVGVSNYSAEEMREAHQLLAKRGVPLAVNQVRYSLLTRQIESQGILSAAHQLGITLLAYSPLAQGLLTGKYTAEKPPAGPRQWDPKFSRSGLQKIEPVLSLLRQFGEKYQRTPAQVALNWLIAQGSVIPIPGAKTAQQAQQNAGALGWELSPEEILRLEEVSRPWLS; encoded by the coding sequence ATGCAAACAACAACTTTAGGACAAAATGGGCCGGCTGTCACCGCCTTGGGCATTGGCGCTTGGTCGTGGGGTGATAAGCTGTTTTGGAACTACGGCAGCGACTACGGCGAAGCGCAGGTACGAGAAGCTTTCCATGCCGCACTCGCTGCCGGCATCACCTTCTTTGACACCGCCGAGGTTTACGGCCCAGGTGAGTCAGAAAAACTCTTGGGGCAGTTTATCAAAGAAAGCGGACAGCCGGTGCATATTGCCACCAAATTTGCCCCGCTTCCTTGGCGCTTTAACGGCGACTCGGTTTCTGATGCCCTGACGGACAGTTTAAAGCGCTTACAGATGGATCGCGTCACCCTCTATCAGGTACACTGGCCGTTCACCTTTTTTATGAGTCAGGAAACCCTGATGAACGCCTTAGCCGATGAGGTACAGCGGGGTAGAATCGAGGCTGTAGGTGTAAGTAATTACTCAGCTGAGGAGATGCGGGAAGCGCACCAGCTATTGGCGAAACGAGGCGTCCCTTTAGCCGTGAATCAGGTGCGCTATTCTTTGTTAACTCGGCAAATTGAAAGCCAAGGGATCTTGAGTGCGGCGCATCAGTTAGGTATTACCCTCCTTGCTTACAGCCCTTTGGCGCAAGGATTGCTCACCGGCAAGTATACTGCTGAAAAACCGCCTGCCGGCCCTCGTCAATGGGACCCCAAATTTAGCCGCAGCGGCTTGCAGAAAATTGAGCCGGTGCTTTCTCTGTTGCGTCAATTTGGTGAAAAATACCAACGCACGCCGGCACAAGTTGCCCTCAACTGGTTAATTGCCCAAGGCAGCGTGATTCCAATTCCAGGGGCAAAAACAGCCCAGCAAGCGCAGCAGAATGCCGGCGCATTGGGTTGGGAACTCTCTCCAGAGGAAATCCTCCGTCTGGAAGAGGTTAGCCGGCCTTGGCTGAGCTAA
- a CDS encoding isoprenylcysteine carboxylmethyltransferase family protein, which yields MKLLRDWGFTRQGWRSGERGEYLVLIQGLLLIALVMLPVYRPAGLNINSPALLYGIWGIAAILGVGAFVLIIKGLLDLGGNLTPLPYPKENGQLVQTGIYSLVRHPLYSGLILAALSWAIWQQSLFHLAGGVILFAFLNAKASREEAWLSQKYPDYPNYQNRVKKLIPWLY from the coding sequence ATGAAACTTTTGAGAGATTGGGGTTTTACCCGCCAAGGGTGGCGAAGTGGTGAGCGCGGTGAATATTTGGTATTAATTCAGGGTTTGCTGCTGATCGCGCTTGTGATGCTGCCGGTCTACCGGCCTGCTGGGTTAAATATCAACTCACCGGCACTATTGTATGGGATTTGGGGCATCGCAGCGATCCTAGGCGTGGGGGCATTCGTTCTAATTATTAAAGGACTGTTGGATTTAGGCGGCAACCTCACACCCTTACCCTATCCTAAAGAAAATGGCCAACTTGTCCAAACCGGCATCTACAGCTTAGTGCGTCATCCGCTTTACAGTGGCTTAATTTTAGCAGCGCTAAGCTGGGCGATTTGGCAACAGAGCTTGTTTCACCTAGCCGGCGGAGTAATTCTGTTTGCCTTTCTTAATGCCAAAGCCAGCCGAGAAGAAGCTTGGCTAAGCCAGAAGTATCCAGACTACCCAAATTATCAAAACCGGGTCAAAAAGCTGATTCCTTGGCTTTACTAA
- a CDS encoding amylo-alpha-1,6-glucosidase — MTPDTIELDGKSFVPAENLPLPEWPCVLSERPQPTLTIKDNDMFLVTDTLGNIAGCLGNDTNASMGLFCCDTRFLNRLELQIEGRSPVLLSSTADKGFGLSVLCTNPRIENHLPPETIGIKRDLMLNGALFSEIEISNYSTETVSFQVSISFDADFVDLFEVRGFGRQKRGQILRRIPLTGERTITGSQDLSNRGVEEAEFTTHTSVLSPPPSLLEQEELILAYQGLDGCLMESRIRFDHRHPDYFQGYTAIWQIELATHETQKLGYRLQMFTNGRPTSKVNPPATFVQAKAAEYLEEEQWTHEITKIRSDKNTFNQVIERAEQDLYVMRQSIGKNTVLSAGVPWFSTLFGRDSIIAASQILMLNPTIARETLSILAEYQGKKDDDWRDEQPGKILHELRLGEMARCQEIPHTPYYGTVDATPLWVMLYAEYYAWTADKDTLEHLWPNALAAMDWIDRNCKHTGYLSYDRQSSRGLANQGWKDSENCIVNRQGVQPAGPITLSEVQAYVYAAKLRLSEIARMKKRLDLADQWLEEARELKTRFNRDFWMEEEGYCAAALDGDGNQIDGITSNPGHCLSLGILTQDKALSVAERLLAPDMFNGWGIRTLSSLSPAYNPMGYHIGSVWPHDNALIAMGLRSLGVVDQALEIAKGLLDMTSKQPYKRPPELFCGYERTGDDEPVQYPVACSPQAWATGSVFQLLQMMVNLVPDAHNNCLRIIDPTLPESINKLSLHNLKVGNTLLDLEFERAGTTTACRVAKKRGNLRVVIEA; from the coding sequence ATGACCCCGGATACCATTGAACTAGACGGTAAATCTTTTGTCCCAGCCGAAAATCTGCCGCTTCCAGAATGGCCTTGCGTTTTGAGTGAGCGTCCTCAGCCAACGCTCACAATTAAAGACAATGATATGTTTTTAGTTACCGATACTTTGGGTAACATCGCCGGCTGTTTGGGCAATGACACAAACGCCAGTATGGGGCTATTCTGCTGCGATACGCGGTTTCTAAATCGTTTAGAGTTGCAGATTGAAGGGCGATCGCCGGTTTTACTGAGCAGCACCGCCGATAAAGGATTTGGTCTGTCGGTTTTGTGTACGAATCCCAGAATTGAAAATCATCTCCCGCCGGAAACGATCGGAATTAAGCGGGATTTAATGTTGAATGGAGCGCTGTTTTCAGAAATTGAAATCTCTAATTACAGCACCGAGACTGTGAGTTTTCAAGTTAGCATCAGTTTTGATGCCGATTTTGTCGATTTATTTGAAGTGCGGGGGTTTGGCCGGCAAAAACGCGGGCAAATTTTACGACGAATTCCCCTAACAGGAGAACGCACAATCACAGGATCGCAGGATCTCTCCAACCGGGGAGTGGAGGAAGCAGAATTCACAACTCACACCTCAGTCCTCAGTCCTCCTCCCTCCCTCCTGGAACAGGAAGAATTAATTCTGGCATACCAAGGTTTAGATGGTTGCCTGATGGAATCTCGCATTCGTTTCGATCACCGGCATCCAGATTATTTCCAAGGTTACACAGCCATTTGGCAAATAGAACTGGCGACCCACGAAACCCAAAAACTCGGCTACCGGCTGCAAATGTTCACCAACGGTCGCCCCACTTCTAAGGTGAACCCACCGGCTACTTTTGTGCAAGCCAAAGCCGCTGAATATTTAGAAGAGGAACAGTGGACGCACGAAATTACCAAGATCCGCTCAGATAAAAACACCTTTAATCAAGTCATTGAGCGAGCTGAGCAAGACCTTTATGTGATGCGGCAGTCGATTGGCAAAAACACCGTACTCTCTGCCGGCGTTCCTTGGTTTTCCACCCTCTTTGGCCGGGACTCGATTATCGCAGCCTCGCAAATTTTAATGCTCAACCCGACAATTGCTCGTGAAACTTTGAGCATCTTAGCGGAGTACCAGGGTAAAAAAGATGATGACTGGCGCGATGAGCAACCGGGAAAAATCTTGCACGAACTGCGCTTGGGGGAAATGGCCAGATGTCAGGAAATTCCGCACACCCCTTACTATGGCACTGTAGACGCTACGCCGTTGTGGGTGATGCTTTACGCCGAATACTACGCCTGGACAGCAGATAAAGACACCCTAGAGCATCTGTGGCCCAATGCTTTGGCGGCAATGGATTGGATTGATCGTAACTGCAAACATACCGGCTACCTCAGCTATGACCGGCAGTCAAGTCGCGGTTTAGCAAATCAGGGTTGGAAAGACTCGGAAAACTGTATCGTCAACCGCCAAGGCGTGCAGCCGGCAGGCCCGATCACCCTGTCTGAAGTGCAAGCGTATGTCTACGCAGCGAAATTGCGCCTCAGCGAAATTGCCCGGATGAAAAAGCGCCTCGACTTGGCAGATCAGTGGCTAGAGGAAGCACGCGAGCTAAAAACCCGCTTCAACCGGGATTTTTGGATGGAAGAGGAAGGGTACTGCGCTGCCGCCTTGGATGGCGATGGCAACCAAATAGACGGCATTACCTCCAATCCTGGCCACTGTTTGAGCCTAGGCATTCTGACTCAGGATAAAGCTCTGAGTGTGGCGGAGCGGCTGCTTGCGCCAGATATGTTTAATGGCTGGGGCATTCGCACGCTCAGCAGTCTGTCGCCGGCATACAATCCAATGGGCTACCATATCGGTTCGGTTTGGCCCCATGATAATGCTTTAATTGCAATGGGTTTGCGCTCTCTCGGCGTGGTTGACCAAGCGTTGGAAATTGCTAAAGGATTGCTCGATATGACTAGCAAGCAACCCTACAAGCGTCCTCCTGAATTGTTCTGCGGTTATGAACGCACAGGTGATGACGAGCCGGTGCAGTATCCTGTCGCCTGTTCTCCTCAAGCTTGGGCCACCGGCAGTGTTTTTCAACTGCTGCAAATGATGGTTAATTTGGTGCCTGATGCCCACAATAATTGCTTGCGAATTATTGACCCCACTTTGCCAGAGTCGATCAATAAGCTGTCACTGCATAACCTGAAAGTCGGCAACACTTTACTTGATCTGGAATTTGAGCGGGCCGGCACAACTACTGCCTGCCGCGTTGCCAAGAAACGGGGCAACCTGCGGGTTGTGATTGAAGCTTAG
- a CDS encoding GNAT family N-acetyltransferase, which yields MTIRDAVESDLPAIIAIYNASIPSRMATADLQPISVDSRLAWFAEHTPTRRPLWVMEIDGWVAGWLSFRSFYGRPAYSATAELGIYVDPTYQRSGVGRQLLSRAIEQSPTLNLKTLLGFIFAHNEPSLLLFEKFGFERWGYLPKVAELDGIERDLMIMGRKIETGIRGLGDGERGGER from the coding sequence ATGACGATCCGTGATGCTGTTGAAAGTGATTTGCCGGCTATTATTGCCATCTACAATGCTTCCATTCCCAGCCGTATGGCAACTGCTGATTTACAGCCGATTTCAGTGGATAGTCGCCTTGCTTGGTTTGCCGAACACACCCCCACTCGTCGCCCACTTTGGGTAATGGAAATAGACGGATGGGTGGCTGGGTGGCTAAGTTTTCGCTCATTTTATGGAAGACCGGCTTACTCTGCAACTGCGGAACTTGGGATTTATGTTGACCCAACTTATCAGCGCAGTGGAGTTGGCCGGCAACTCCTATCACGGGCAATTGAGCAAAGTCCAACTTTGAATCTTAAGACTTTACTGGGCTTTATTTTCGCTCACAATGAGCCGAGTTTATTATTATTTGAAAAATTTGGTTTTGAACGCTGGGGCTATTTACCCAAAGTTGCAGAACTCGATGGCATTGAGCGGGATTTGATGATTATGGGTCGGAAAATTGAAACCGGCATTAGGGGATTAGGAGATGGCGAAAGAGGGGGAGAAAGATAG